The genomic window aacaacgttagccgggtcagctagtactCCTATAAGTATAATTTCCTGCTATATGACacttctatatataaaagagcgtacaaattcttaaaaggccggcaatgcactcgcgagcccgcTGGCATCGAGTgaccatgggcgacggtatcacttaacatcaggtgagcctcctgcccgtttgccccctgttctataaaaaaaaaagtttttttttgttttaatttttttataatacagaatacaaaaatagataccACGCGAGTTTCACCCCtttacgatcaacccctattttttatatagagaaaaattcacaggACAACCCAAAAGGTTTTCATTCTGGAAAATCGTACATTacctggggtagcatagcaaaatgtttcatgttggtatgtactaaaggTAGGCtacttaaaatcaaattaaggaGCAACGAAAGTCGCGGGAGCAgctagtatacatatataatccctatatcaaacaatactacaatatttaaaacaaatatagcaaattaattagaagtctAACACTATTCCCAGGCCATTTATCAACTCgataatcactaactttatagtaagcttttttacacagcttttttccttaataaatttcttaaatttactaaaaggcagagataaaagaacCTCtgggatttaaataaaaaaaatcccttttcccaaaaaaaacaaaaaaaaacaaaaaaaactttcatCTATTCTAAAATCACCAAAAACGTTACCATGGTTATGCTTTAGCTCATCCAGCTCCTGCCTGTGCTTCCACTGCAGCTGCTCGAGCTGCAGCTTCAGTGACGTCACGTGGGCAGCCGGCTCGTTCACCTTCTCCAGGGTCTCCTCCATCAAGGTGCGGAAGAAGTCCTTCAGCTGAAACGTCCATTgccgattttaatatttctatttaaaccaatttttttcgtaaatatcagaaaatatattattatattcgatGTTAGCTGaatcgttattatatactgTAAACTCTATATAACGACACTCCATCGTTATAGAGAGGTGTTGTTAAATGCAGTGAAAAATGAATTAGAAAaagataaagtatattttaggCTAGTCTTAGTAGTTATGTACacaaaaagaatattattttgaacacTATTGCGTATAGTATGTTATTTATTCCTGACGTATTTTGCTGCaccagtatttttttcttattttattcatatcttgTGATATTGATGCATATTGGTGATAAAGGTAATAATGCTCCAATAATTTAGCTGCCTCCAGGACTAGGAAAATAAAACgacaaaaaaaagttgacAGCTGCGCagtttctattaatttaaacaacttaaaaggtactatttattatttaattgttgtcTTTATTGAGAGTGTGTGTGATGCTGTGTCATTGTATGGTAGACAAGCTATACCAACCAAACTCCATTGATTTCGACGCTTTATAGAGTTTGTCGTTAAATCGAGTGACGTTACAtggagtttacactgtattttttttttttgaagaaataaaaataaagaaaaaaaatattaaagagcAGAACCTTAGAAGCATTTTGGTTGAGCTTCGCAGTGAGAGGTCCAACCGTGGACGGCGCCGGCACCGGCCTGGTGTTGCTCGCGTCGAAGGGATTCAACATCGGCTTGTGCTGCAGCCGTGGCAGCTGAAAATCACATCCCTCCAATTTTGTACTACaccaaaaaaaatctatctatGTATCTATCTAATCTATCGTCCATCGCGttccatattaaataaaatatttgtgcatGGGATTCGAATCCACGACCTCAATGGTGAAATTTGAAGCTATGATGACAATACTTGTTAATTCTAAAGAAACAATGTTATAAATGGAGTGTAAAAATTGtggttcaaaattaaattatactctTAAATATATGAACATGACTAAGTTTTCTGgtagtatatatacatatatattggaCGCTATCGGAAACggagaattaaattattatatttatattatgaaaaaaaatattcttaattaatataataatttataataaaatacaaattatattaataaaaattaattcttaaaaggccggcaacgcactcgcgagccctctagcattgagtgtacatgggcggcggtatcactttgaggtgagccttctgcccgtttgccgcctattttataaaaaaaaaatgaaaaggcATATTGGCTTCAAGAGCATGCTATCTTAGGGAATGATGCATCaggaagtttaaaaaaaaaatataattatgaagaaataaaataagtttttcacaattcttttttatttctacttttGCTAATCAttgatatattacaattaagattcattatttaatttgatttaatttgtatttattattgagaaaaagcttgccaacactcggcacactgatacatcggtgaaataaacacaaaatactaCTATGTGacgataatatataatatacttataggcaaacatggcATACACGAAGgaatcatacaaatatttaaaaataaacaaaacagaaaattgctaataatactaatattataaagaggaaaggtttgattttttgtttgtttgtatgaattgaataggctccgaaactacttggcagatttgaaaaattctttcactgttggaaagctacatcattcctgagtgacataggctatatttcattttcaaaaaaaaataggcatccttactaaaattacgataacattaacatttgtttattatttgatacaattctaacagatggcgctgagttaaaggtagtttagtttaggtccgtgtcgtggtaccaacgtttcacataagttctcctacggtttcccttgattaattttctactatgtaatataacaaaaaccttagccacaacaacgcttggccgagtctgctatatataatatacttataggcaaacatggcATACACGAAGgaatcatacaaatatttaaaaataaacaaaacagaaaattgctaataaaaaataataaaaaaaaaaataaaaccacacaCCCCCCCCCCTCCTCCAAATTAGTTACCTAATAATCAAACACCCTTTACCTGTGCGTCGTCTTTCCTTTGTGGGTTGAGTTGGGCCATAGAGCTGACGCTGACGGGAGTTGGAACGGCCACCAATGTCCCAGGACGATCGATTCCGTTCACCGAAGGACCATTCGAGCTCtggaattattaatttttagttttaatattatttaaaataaacaacgcATTTGTTAGAACTATGTTAGAGAGTTATACGTCTGTTTGGGCTCCGCAAGTCAAGACTGTATCATGATGAAGAGCAGACGGAATaacctttcaataaaaaagctaaatctaaatatttactagATCAAGTgttaatttcaatatcacgaacaatatattgaattaagtttaatgtctttattttattctttagctgGCATGACTGGCTATTAATTCCAGGTTTAGTAATCTTTGTTCCTTTTTAActgtttgtgatgaaaagggaCTTTTATCACTCGCTGGTAAACCACTTTAAAGTAGAGCACcgcacttaataaaatggataaattcactaacaaataaaatctatctATAGACTCAAATATTCactcgtattgaaattgaaaaatataatctctGACTGAGCTGTCAAAATTCTGCGGAATTAAACATCAGAGTATAAGTGTGTTTATGTCGCAGtgaagtagttaaatcagagagttaatttaacctctagacagttaattaaatattgatattcaaTCAAATAGCTAAAGTTCCCTTAGACAAGTGAATGAATGACACGTTTTACGAATTTCCTTTACGTTCCTTTAGGAAAAAAGACTAACCTTAccattaacaataaaacaaaacatggaaTTTCCAAGCTTTCTCATTCTTCACGATGATATCAAAATAATCATGTACGAAGTCCACAACatgtttacaatttcaccAAAGATCacaattgaaataaacattctGAAAGTAATCTGTTGTGGTGGCCGCcatattgttttacattattaatcagCACGCTGGCTTTCACTCAGACAAATagttaaatcaaaatgctacGACTTGATTGaacatctttaattaactgcctagagattcaattaactctctaatttaactacattttattatattacaattcaagatttgggaacccgtTGACCTAAACTAACCTATGcctagcaaaaaaaaaacctatgcctggcaaaaaaaaaacctatgcctagcaaaaaaaaaaaacctatgcctggcaaaaaaaaaacctatgcctggcaaaaaaaaacctatgcctagcaaaaaaaaaacctatgcctggcaaaaaaaaaacctatgcctggcaaaaaaaaacctatgcctggcaaaaaaaaacctatgcctggcaaaaaaaaaactttgccTGGCAAAAAAAACCTATGCCTGGCAAAAAAACCCTTTTAAATAGTTCAAAAATACTCACATCAACTCCTCCAACAGACATGACGGGTTGGAGGCTGAACGCCCATTGGCCATTGACCGAGGTGATGAGCGGGACCGTATGCACATTAGGGGTCTGGGCCATGCTGGCCATGTTGGACACCACGCCCATGCTGATGGAGGTGGGCGTGGTCTGAGACACCGTCGCCGTGGTCGTAGGAGTTTGAGCGCTCGTTGTCGTCGGGGTAGCTGGAATTTGAGAGATTTGGCTTTATCACCTGTTGGAATCGGATATCGTAACAAATGTtcggaattaaaaaaaaaagataaatttttacgatgaacgcgcacaccgtcacaaaaaaccgacacctgAAGTTAGACATAgtcaaaattttagttttttctattgttagtgtcgttttctGTATTGTTAGTGTTGTTTTCTCTATTGTAAGTGTAGTGTCGTCgtaacatttttgaaaatattgttacgccaaagaattctatatgttttatctatttactGATATACAAATCacttatatatcaaattaaaaaaaatcgttaataaataatagaccGTGTCGGATTCCAGAGGGTGCCGAATTACCGGGGAGCTACTATATTACTAAACCGTTTTTGATGAATTTCCAACAGTTCCCAACAAATACTCCAAAATTTGGACTCACCAACACTAGCAGACACCTGAACTCCATTCGCGACAGGCCTGTTGTTTCTCACCGGTGCCTGACCACTCGCCGGCTGAATCGGTATATACACCATCGAGTTCTTGCTGTTCAGCTCCGAACCCTCCGGCTTCTTCGCCTGCGGAAACGTCTTCTTCGCCTTCACACGAATTTCCTGCTTCCTCCTATTAATCGGCGTGACGACCAACTTATTAATACGCACTTCGCGTAATTTCGTCGCCGGATTCACCGGCTGCAGCCGGAACGAGTTCATCACCTCCAACTTCTCCATCTGCCGATCGGTGTCAAAATCCATCGGCTCCGGTTTGATCTCGACATCCGGGGCGTTCTCCGTCTGCATCCGGGCGAAGGCCCTGACTCCAACCCGGCCGACGGGCGGATCCGATTCTCGGGGCTTCGGAGATGCGTCGCTGTCCTTTCGATTGGGACTCTCCACGTTCGTGAGAACGCTCGCGTTGGAGTTGGCGTCCACCGAGACTTCGATCAGATTTGGCTGCGGCCGCTTTTCGGAAAGACTTCGAACCGAGGTGATGGTGGGCATTCCCGTCTTTGAGACCTCCCTGGCCAGTACAGCCAGGGTGGTGTCATCATCGAAGTGCAGCCTCTCCTTCGAGGGCTTGAACTTCTCCAGACTCTTGTTCAAATTCTTGTTGATCATGTTTTTGCTGATGAGAATCTCCACGTCTGTGCTTTTTGTCACTTTCTTGACTTTGGGCCTCGCCGATTTATCTTTATCGGCGCTCACGTTGTTGATGATGAGAGATTTCCCTCTCGACAGTCTTTTCTCCTTCTTCTCTTCTGTTTTCTCCGCACTCTTTTCGATTGCTCTTCTCGGTTTTTCCGTTTTGTCCTTCGCTTTGACTATGGGCTTCGGAGTTTTGGGTGAGTTGACCGAAACGACTATTTCCTTAGTGGTACTATTGGGCACTTCTTTATTTTCGTCTTTCTGTTTgactttttctttctttttctctTCTACCTTCTCCACTTTATTTTCCTCCTCCTTTGCTTTGTCTTCGatgacttttttttgtttgtccgTCTGTTTTTCCGATTGTTTTTCAGGCTGTTTGGGTGTGGTCGTCTCTTTTTCAATGCGCCTACGTTTCTCTTTAGTACTGTCAGTTACTATGACATAATCCTCTGTTTCGGATCGACGCCGTTTTCtcgaaacttttttttctttatctttattttcatCGAGATCCATAGGTTTTTctctgtaaatataattagcaaaattagtaaattatatacaataaatgactaaaatatgaaataaatacttacacaTCAACCGTATCTAGTTTATTCTCTTCCGTTGATTCAGAGACTTTGGATGTATCTTGCATTTCTTCATTATCACTTGCCTCACtgaaaatcaaaaacatttaaatgtcagttttttttaattataaacgcagtatataaaaaattatttaagtatctaaaatctaaccaagctagctaataatacaataaaataatgtaatagtaaatattatctagtagtcaatatgatatatatagtagcaaatattatataaatagtatattaataacagtaaaaaatagttataggtaaataatatagaaaataaataaaaataagaaggtattaattttaattagataagtaagcgcttggagatgggccaatgtaaaaagttatatttgtaggaaataaaaggctttttttattttatttatataaaaaaataattactgaatTAATTGCAATGCAATGTTCACCTAGTGGTTTAATACCTAAAGTCGTACGTATGAACCCTAtatacgcatttaacactcgttcGTAGGTGTACAAGTATAATGAAATgcatttatgtactattactTTTTCAGTACTTactagtaaaaaataacttttttaccgAAAATCCATAACTTTGCTACAAAACATTGTCgattgcattattttattagaaaaaaaaccacaaaacaaacattttgacagttgacagttgACAAAGACACTCGTACGTGAAATACCTTGTAGAGTCTAGAAACAgttatagaaatctgaggcccacacCTAAAACCTTGTCATTCCAATGTTTGTACAGTTATAAGTCAGTCAAGAAAACATAAATCTGTTTATGTTATGACATCTTTCATACCATAGACAATGATCAGAAAAATAAACTCACCCATCGACAACAGAGCTTTTAGAGTTCGATCGTCTCTTTTCCTTAATTTTCGGAGACGCAGTTCCAGACTTatccttgatttgaaaacgcAATTCTCCTTCGAAACTCGGGATCTGTAAAACAGAgttataaatagttaaatagaGTAACTTTGCTTGTCTTTACAAACttaaactttatctataattgtttcaaatatattttttaattaaaacttcataGCATGTACAggaatataatacaattgacataattaaataaaaaagcaggCCAACTGGCGGAGaacatcttaatattataaactagcgacccgccccggcttcgcacgggtgcaatgctgatactaaatacactacagaaaatcggtgaacgttgtatatacaaatatgtgggttatccataagagatagacatataccatcaggAACTTTTCTGTATACCTTTTCAGTGTGTataatacttagtgcattattttcataaaactcgtagggttcagcctgcgtttgcaatgtaagcgaaaaaaatgtaattatttacgacatcacattagaaacctcaaaaataacagtacttctccactatttaatggatgttattatacatataaaccttcctcttgcatcactctatctattaaaaaaaccgcatcaaatttgcgtagtttcaaagatttaagcatacaaagggacatagggacagagaaagcgactttgttttatactacatagtgatatctttatttttcattataacaaATACTTACCATCATTTTAAACTGTTCATTAATCTTGTTCGGCTCGAAGGGCGTCTTAAATGGCGGATAAACAAACTTGCCATATTTGCGAGAAATATTCCGAATATATTGTTCAGCTTCCTGTAATCataaaccatttttattaatatgataacAGTTGTTGACTGTGCGACCTTTGAAAGGGCCTGGTGCGATCTGGAGCCCTATGAGGGTATCCGGTGTTTGACCACAGATCAGAAAAATACTGCGGCAAGATTATCAGACATGCATGAGTTAAGGCACCGCAACAGActttcgatttaaaaaataatttatttaaatgaacacAGTGACAGAACTTAATtaagaactaaaaaaaaaatatgtttattttggaatataagattatctaggtatcacttattccacgtcattaaatttgattccatccctactcatcggaaAAGAAGACAGGGGGTGTaagagagaaaaagccggcgtaaaaactcTCCGTACtcttttttttgaaaaaaagcaaatcttcaaacaatattttaaaaaaatatagcaaattaattagaagtagcctgcccagcactagtcccaggcgcTTTTATCAACAAGATAATCActactttatagtaagcctttttacacagcttttctttaatacatttcttaaatttattaaaaggcaaagataaaagagcctctgggattttattaaagaagactatcccttttcccaaaaaagaattactaactttacatagtctagtacggggaaaataataataatataataataataataaattgttctaACTATATAATCACATATGtatagttagtttttttttttttatagaacagggggcaaacgggcaggaggctcacctgatgttaagtgataccgcggCCCATGGAAACTCTCAATGCccgagggctcgcgagtgcgttgccggcttacAGTTCATAaacttactatatatatatatagaatatgcatacacaaaatatatatttatacattcaaaATTACTAAGTATTCACTGTTGCTGACACACAATCTACATTTGGTTTAGTAAAAAAGCTAATATAAGTAGGGTTGGTACTAAAAACTCATGCGCTGACCCCAACTGgcccataaaaatatttatttatttacacattgtttcaaatacaaataacacaatacataaaaattacaagggatctcttccaggcaaggTGTTTGATTATGTTTataggacctggatgacctgatgatggtatttttttttataaatcgtgttttttagaaatttcatttaagtacgaattacatactaataaaattatgaaatatgaatataattatcgaataaaaataattatattcatatttaagtttttatttgagtgacatctttaaacgagcaattctatgttaaagttgataaaacacaaataaaatgacattttctagaaattattcctagctagatcgatttatcgcccccgaaaccctctgtatactaaatttcatgaaaatcgttggagccgattccgagattccaattatatatatatatatacaagaattgctcgtttaaagatataagattatttatttttagttaatttgcATAAAAAACACATCAgattaaaatcaaaacttgAACTTCCTAAAAACACATATAGaaagattttttgttattatttcagaatcaataacacaaatattgtGTGTATTGTGTAACTACACACACCTGCATACTGTCCACAATCTGCTTCTTGGACCTGACATTGTTTGGGTCCTTCTCGGAGTACAGGAAGCAGTCCTTGGCAGGCACCCAGGCTCGGTCATGGGCTCCGAAGAACCTCACATCCACCACACCTGAACCGTTCACTGACATCCCTTTAGCAGGCCAGTAGGGGAAACCTGGaatcacatatatatatacttagaaCTTCATAAACTAGAAAGAACGTACTAAAAAATAGCATCTATCTATCGCAAACTTATACTTATGTACCAAGTACTTTTAGGCctaacccaataacctatctcaatccatttgtGACTATCAGAGATAGAcgtcttaatccaaatattgataaaagtaagATAACTAATccacggattgtaatagccatctgtcgatacaagctatccatggcaGGTCGGATCAGtatatgtggatagacctttgtatgaaaatgacagttcaactgtgccaaaatcctatcttaagattttaacttacaccagcttttaaataattaaaaaattttatgttttaaacacaaacttgttcattttaatattatttgtacggttttatttattttctattgattatcaaatattagtGTAAAGAACAAAGAGATTGCATTGAATCCGTCGCCAATAATGGATTGTTTTCGTAGGGTTtagttattgggatgcagataggaaatCGATTGACTCTGTCACGGTATTATCTCAGATTATTCAATCCGAGACTGTGGAtttattattgggttcgggcgagATGGAGACATcccgtatttatttatatattcactatATATGtgatcatatatatatatatatatgtgatcatatatatatatagaatatgatgattactaatagattaaggttctatattttaatataaatttattttgtttttatataacttctgcacttcttgcacccatcatttttttttatttatttctattcttactaggcttgcctggaagagatcacttgttagcgataaggccgcccgttgcatcccttgtaatttatatatactgtgttatttgtatttctttagcaacgaaaataaaaaataaataaatatgcataCACAACACATATACatctgaaatttaaaacataaattcaaaatacacaCATCAGTCCTTTAAGCAAAACTACGATttcaaaagccggcaacgcactcgcgagtccaaCCAGTGCATACCTTTAAGCTTGGCCCACAGCAGAATGTGCGGCTTGGAGCAGACGTCGGTGAACCAGGTGGGCCTCCGGTTATGGGCGGCTGCATAGCACTCGGGGCAGGCCTCGATCTCGCCCATCTCGCTGCGGCACAGCCTCACCAACGCACGAGCCGCCAGTGTCAGCTTCGATTGCActggaaaatattaaagtcaGAAAAGAAACGTCTATAAAACGCCGAATGAAAGagataagaatattaaaaaaaaacaaaaaaaaaaccactttttttaccggattaaaactattgttataattatattatttgtatgacaTATGTCTATAAAACGCCGAATGAAAGagataagaatattaaaaaaaaaaacaaaaaaaaaacactttttttaccggattaaaactattgttataattatattatttgtatgacaTATGTCTATAAAACGCCGAATGAAAGagataagaatattaaaaaaaaaaacaaaaaaacaaacaatttttttaacggagtaaaactattattataaagttataattatattatttgtatgacaTATGTCTATAAAACGCCGAATGAAAGagaaaagaatatttaaaaaaaaaacactttttttaccggagtaaaactattattataaagttataattatattatttgtatgacaTATGTCTATAAAACGCCGAATGAAAgagataagaatatttaaaaaaaaatactttttttaccggagtaaaactattattataaagttataattatattattagtatgacATATGTCTATAAAACGCCGAATGAAAGagataagaatataaaaaaaaaacaaaaaaaaaacacttttttaccggattaaaactattattatacagttataattatattattagtatgacatatttctataaaacgCCGAATGAAAGagataagaatattaaaaaaaaaaacactttttttaccggattaaaactattattataaagttataattatattattagtatgacATATGTCTATAAAACGCCGAATGAAAGAgacaagaatatttaaaaaaaaaaaaaacaaaaaaaaacacttttttaccggattaaaactattattataaagttataattatattatttgtatgacaTATGTCTATAAAACGCCGAATGAAAgagataagaatatttaaaaaaaaaacactttttttaccggagtaaaactattattataaagttataattatattatttgtatgacaTATGTCTATAAAACGCCGAATGAAAGagataagaatattaaaaaaaaaaactttttttaccggattaaaactattattataaagttataattatattattagtatgacATAATATGTCTATAAAATGCCGAATGAAAGagataagaatattaaaaaaaaatgtgagtcgtcacgggacgcctggcagatgtgaaacatcgacattattttggaaaagtaatatgcagaaaagaacagactgtgataggaaataattatgttataatgataaaataaaatattacgatttctttttcaaataacgatgactatttgttgaataaacattatattcattaaatatttttaatgtgaaatttactaggtactgcatttagactgtatatcatatagtgtggcgacgcgtcgccacggcatgcgtcgccacgccagaaatcggttttacgtgcggctataaatgtttcacatcaaaacacttttttaccggattaaaactattattataaagttataattaaattattagtatatattagtGATATTAGCGATTTCAACGCACGCTTAGCCGGAGctcgatatatttaaattcaaaatcatttattcatgttggtaacataatgtacaattatgaacgtcaaaaaaagaaaagaaatataaaatgattctaattttacattaactgccagttctcaaatcaagggcgtagaacgtaagagaagaactggcaataaactctccgccactctttttaatcgccaagttttttttacacaatgtgaGGAGCtgtaaccattacaccatgttccatatgacatcttgagtaataaagaataataaaataaattaaaaacaaagatttgtcctctatcagcaggaggcatggtgaaataggagcacgcacttacatactcgtgagaacaacacgcaaatacgtagtataaacaactaataccaccgcatacacgaattcaagtacgaccagtcaccacaagtagcacccgttcacgagtatgacgcatggccaccCATCGGACCCCTCGCcg from Pieris rapae chromosome 23, ilPieRapa1.1, whole genome shotgun sequence includes these protein-coding regions:
- the LOC110993451 gene encoding protein kinase C-binding protein 1 isoform X2, whose translation is MEDNTDANRDTDVSSTTADVPEIQEISGSNGNVQMVVTIEKIETPEEDGNTTPPHSSAEGQETDATKVSVEHSVAEESAISKESPLKINSTQKEPVTPRKEITSPKITVKSPITISPQKEIDSIEVVTPTKITPRKENIKIVITSPKDEKRQSPKTTPIKVSDQIVDSSSKALSPCKELEKVIDLNESSDKELGNEAQTVQEPPIATSSEDTTITTETINTEELTNSSGFQVAPNENQKEPVSFKPPIDNCDKSNDSQLDANSDVSEKEHNKSISRELKSLIKSAKESKIISECTQLTSKTRKSRTPLELNTSVETEKVTPRRNSNASMKSNHSEKSEKAVKRSMRSQNPEFVNKVKQFLNSVVGRNHDSDDDLKDEAKKEFSEKSPSPKKRKVPEGPLIKSDKKLRTDPYCWRCHWAIELGTNEKTRPPMQCTVCPRVYHYKCLSSSERKKIDMERSWVCPECLAILYAESSDTRSISLKHVSVSHLGELLQHALTRMMELNGVEPFMQPVDRALFPDYDKCVVHPMDLSQMQRNIVNGLYGSPEAFLTDAQWILHNSIIFNTLQSKLTLAARALVRLCRSEMGEIEACPECYAAAHNRRPTWFTDVCSKPHILLWAKLKGFPYWPAKGMSVNGSGVVDVRFFGAHDRAWVPAKDCFLYSEKDPNNVRSKKQIVDSMQEAEQYIRNISRKYGKFVYPPFKTPFEPNKINEQFKMMIPSFEGELRFQIKDKSGTASPKIKEKRRSNSKSSVVDGEASDNEEMQDTSKVSESTEENKLDTVDVEKPMDLDENKDKEKKVSRKRRRSETEDYVIVTDSTKEKRRRIEKETTTPKQPEKQSEKQTDKQKKVIEDKAKEEENKVEKVEEKKKEKVKQKDENKEVPNSTTKEIVVSVNSPKTPKPIVKAKDKTEKPRRAIEKSAEKTEEKKEKRLSRGKSLIINNVSADKDKSARPKVKKVTKSTDVEILISKNMINKNLNKSLEKFKPSKERLHFDDDTTLAVLAREVSKTGMPTITSVRSLSEKRPQPNLIEVSVDANSNASVLTNVESPNRKDSDASPKPRESDPPVGRVGVRAFARMQTENAPDVEIKPEPMDFDTDRQMEKLEVMNSFRLQPVNPATKLREVRINKLVVTPINRRKQEIRVKAKKTFPQAKKPEGSELNSKNSMVYIPIQPASGQAPVRNNRPVANGVQVSASVATPTTTSAQTPTTTATVSQTTPTSISMGVVSNMASMAQTPNVHTVPLITSVNGQWAFSLQPVMSVGGVDSSNGPSVNGIDRPGTLVAVPTPVSVSSMAQLNPQRKDDAQLPRLQHKPMLNPFDASNTRPVPAPSTVGPLTAKLNQNASKLKDFFRTLMEETLEKVNEPAAHVTSLKLQLEQLQWKHRQELDELKHNHELAMVEMRTSFERDKNRAVNEERRTMHLNMEAAVKAAKSKQWCANCSQEAQFYCCWNTSYCDYPCQRAHWTTHAALCTQAQDSNGTDNSKDIHARLQPAPERLTPNKNPSKPTRVYNKEMPKTSLIVSMVEDSSGNQTVKCVGTYKPNAQTPPVIINKQLHSNEEAKKVTTSGGYLIVGGGSTVSTPRRPTIQYVHTS